From Bdellovibrio sp. KM01:
GAACGCTGCAACAATCGCCAACAGAATATTCGAAAGCGGACCAGCAAGAGCAATCCAGAACATATCCACACGGGGATTTTTTAAATTCCGGGAGTTCACTGGGACTGGCTTGGCCCAACCGAAGAAAATCGGAGTTGCCAGAACGATAGACACCAATGGCAAAATAAATGTACCGATCATATCCATATGAACCAAAGGGTTCATAGAAAGACGGCCCATTTGTTCCGCAGTATTGTCACCACGCAGACGCGCAACCCAACCGTGTGCGAATTCGTGAAAGCACAGTGCGAAAAGAAAAGGGATAAAATAAATGCCAATCTTGGCGCCGATTTCTGCAATATCCATATATTTACCTTCAGAGATTAGACGGCAAACCTAGACCCTTGTCTAGTGTGAGACGTCATTTGCACATAATAAGTGCAATCATCATAACACAGTCCGTTAAGAGAAAAGCTCCTGTCCTTCCAACCTCTTGAATAAAAATCGCGATCTGGATATGGTCTTCCGACTTGTTAATTAACGTATGAGGGAGAAACCATGTCTGACGTAACTAATGCACGTCCAGCTTTGACAACACTATCTGAAGATGAAGTAGCTTTCCGTGATGCTGTAAGAGCATTCGCAGAATCTGAAATCAAACCCCATGTGACACACATGGACGAAAAAGCTGAGATGAACAAAGACATTCTTAAAAAGCTTTTCGAAATGGGTTTGATGGGTATCGAAACTCCGGAAAAATACGGCGGCGCTGGTTCCACTTTCACAATGGCTTGCTTGGCCGTTGAAGAAATCGGTCGCGTAGACGGTTCTGTCTCTGTCCTTGTTGACGTACAAAACACTCTAACTACAAACGCATTCCTTAAATGGGGTACTGAAGCGCAAAAAGAAAAATACTTGGGCGCCATGGCTTCTAAATGGGTTGGCGCTTACGCTTTGTCTGAATCATCTTCTGGTTCAGATGCGTTCGCCTTGAAACTTAAAGCAGAAGACAAAGGTGATAAATGGGTTTTGAACGGTTCAAAACTTTGGATCACAAACGGTAACGAAGCGGACGTATTCATCTGCTTCGCAAATATCGATATGGCTAAAGGCTATAAAGGTATCACAGCGTTCATCGTTGAGAAATCTTTCAAAGGCTTCAAAGTTGGTAAAAAAGAAGACAAACTAGGTATCCGCGCTTCTTCAACTTGCGAACTGTTGTTTGAAAACTGCGAAGTACCAAAAGAAAACGTACTGGGCGAAGTTGGCAAAGGCTATAAAATCGCTATCGAAACATTGAATGAAGGTCGCATCGGTATCGGCGCGCAAATGATCGGTATCGCTCAAGGCGCTTACGAAGCGGCGTTGGGTTATGTTAAAGGTCGTGAGCAATTCGGCAAACCAATCGCTCATTTCCAAGGTGTTCAATTCCAACTGGCAGAAATGCGTACAGAGTTGGAAGCCGCTCGTTTGATGGTTTACAATGCCGCTCGTTTAAAAGACGCGGGTCTTGATTTCATCGAATCAGCAGCGATGGCTAAACTTTACTCTTCTCGCGCAGCTGAAAAGATCACTTCCAAAGCGATCGATTTGTTCGGCGGCAACGGATTCACTAAAGAATACCCTGTTGAAAAGTTCTGGAGAGATGCAAAAATTGGTCAAATCTATGAAGGTACGACTAACATGCAGCTTCAAACGATCGCTAAAATGGAATTGGACAAATAGTTCGGCGGGAGCCGAGAAAGCTGCAGCGCCGGCAGGCGCGAAAGCTGGACTTCGTCTCACCATTGATTCAAAATGGTCAGATGAAACGTTTTCTTCCGGCCCTTTTACTTTTAGTTTCTATCTACGCTCAAGGTGCTGATTCAAAGTCAGCACCTTTTGTTTTTCGTCTGCATCTTTCTGGCGAGCCCACACAAATGGATCCGAATCGCCAAAAGACTTCAGCCTCCAGTTATCTTTTAGCGAATCTTTTCCGCAATATTTATATCTATGATAACGAAAAGGGACTGGTTCCTGATCTGGGTTCGTGTACTCGCGAAAAATCACAAGCTCTGGTCTGTAAGTTAAAGAAAGACCTTCAGTGGAGTGATGGCTCTCGACTGACTTCTGCGGATTTTCTGCGTACTTACAAGAAAATGTTAAATCCAAAAGTCGCAGCCCCGCGTGCAGATTTACTGTTTAAAGTTAAAAACGCCGAAGACATTTATAATGGCCTTAAAGAGGTCGACACCTTAGGCATCACCACCCCCGACCCGGTGACTTTGCGCTTTGAGTTTCAAGGCAAAGCCCCGGACTTTGAATACAATCTGACAAGTTTTTTACTCGCCCCCACCAAAGAAGACGTGAAAGTTTACTCGGGCCCTTACAAATTGAAAGAGTGGTTGCAAGGTCAACGAATCACCCTGGAACCTAATTTCAATTATCAAGGCGGCCACCCACAGCGTCCATTCGTGGAGTTTCTTTTCATCGAAGAAGACACTGTCGCTTTACAGTTGTACGAAAAGAACCAGCTACAATTACTGCGCAGACTGCCCACTTTGTTTATTCCAAAATCGAAAAACCGCCCGGACTTCCACTGGATTTCAGCGATTCGTTTTGACTATTTGGGCTTCGGACCTGAGCTACAGAAAAGCGACGAGCTTCGTAAAGCTTTGACTTACTCTCTCAACTATCCGGAATTGCAAAAGCTTTTTTCTTCAAAAGGCCGCCCGGGCTGTGCTGGACTTCCTGATTCTTGGTTTCCAGAAAAAGCCCCCTGCTATGATTTCGATCTTAAAAAAGTTCCAAAAGTTAAAACCGACAAAACTTTCACATTGATGTTTTCATCTTTAGGTGGCGAAGATCATAAGCGTGCGACGGAATGGATGCAGGCCCAGTGGCAAAAGAATGCAAACCTTCGCTTGCACCTGGAAATGAAAGAGAACAAAGTTTTCATCAATGAGCTGCAAACCAATCCCCCGGCAATGTTCAGAAAAGGCATTGCTCCGGACCGACCGACTTGTCTGGCAGCACTTGAAAATTTTGCCAGCGATAGCCCTGAAAATTACATTCAGCTGAAAAGTCCCGAATATGACAAAATCCTCGAGCAATTGGGGAACTCCGTGAAAACTGCTGAACAGAAAAAATTATGTCTCACAGGGGTCAGATATTTAATGGATCGGAACCTGATCATTCCCTTGGGCGCTTTTGATTTTGCTATGTTGATCAAGCCGGAATTTGTTGGATGGAAATTCAATCAAATGAATCAGCTGGACTTGTCGCAGTTACATCCAAGACCTTAAACTGTATCCATATGACATTGTTACCCCAATCCGTGGATATCTTGAAAGATCAGATCGTTTTTAATGAGGGCGATGCCGGAGATTGCGCTTACATCATCGAAAAAGGTCGCGTACTTATTTATCTCTCCAAAGATCAGGAAGAAATTCCTATTTCTATTTTGGGCGAAGGCGAAATTTTTGGTGAGATGTCACTGATCGATAATCAAGATCGTTCCGCTTCTGTACGCGCCTTAGAAGATGTCAGACTTAGCATTGTTACCAAGCAGCAGCTTTTAGAACGCGTTTCCATGGCGGATACAGTTGTGCAGCTTTTGATGCGTGTCTTGCTAAAAAGACTTCGTCGCAATACAAATATGAATTTGGGTGGCAACCTTAAGATCGCCGACATGCAAATTGAAAGCATGATGGGGACCGACGATGGTGCAGCGGATGCCTTACAAAAAATCAAATTGGAAAATGAAATCTTTCAAGCATTCCAAAACAAAGAGTTCGAACTTTTTTATCAACCGATCGTCGAACTTAAAACGCGTAAAATAAAAGGCTGCGAAGCTTTGCTTCGCTGGAAAAGCCCGACCCGTGGCTTGATCTCCCCGAATGTTTTCATCGACGTGATTGAAAACTCCTCTATGGTTATTCCTATCGGCCATTGGATTATCAATGCTGCCTTGAAAGAATTAAAAGTCATTCAGGATCATTTGAAATCAAAAAATAAAAACAAAGAAGCCGATGAATTCATGATGAGCATCAACATCTCGGGTCGTCAGTTTACTCATTCAGATTTCCTGGAAAATCTGGAAGACCTGCGCGAGAAACAAGGCTTGGACACTAAAAACATCAAACTTGAAGTTACAGAGCGTGTGATGATGGATGGGGTTTTAGCCCTAGAGACTTTGCACAAATGCCGTCAGCACGGTTACGCCATTTCTATTGATGATTTCGGTACGGGCTTT
This genomic window contains:
- a CDS encoding EAL domain-containing protein — translated: MEIQSNESAGLVAVTSKTLNCIHMTLLPQSVDILKDQIVFNEGDAGDCAYIIEKGRVLIYLSKDQEEIPISILGEGEIFGEMSLIDNQDRSASVRALEDVRLSIVTKQQLLERVSMADTVVQLLMRVLLKRLRRNTNMNLGGNLKIADMQIESMMGTDDGAADALQKIKLENEIFQAFQNKEFELFYQPIVELKTRKIKGCEALLRWKSPTRGLISPNVFIDVIENSSMVIPIGHWIINAALKELKVIQDHLKSKNKNKEADEFMMSINISGRQFTHSDFLENLEDLREKQGLDTKNIKLEVTERVMMDGVLALETLHKCRQHGYAISIDDFGTGFSSLQYLTQMPITYLKIDRSFVMKVLSDPKSKAVVSGIIFLAREMDFEIIAEGIEHQDEALVLETLGAQWGQGYLFSKPVDHFAFMQLI
- a CDS encoding site-2 protease family protein; protein product: MDIAEIGAKIGIYFIPFLFALCFHEFAHGWVARLRGDNTAEQMGRLSMNPLVHMDMIGTFILPLVSIVLATPIFFGWAKPVPVNSRNLKNPRVDMFWIALAGPLSNILLAIVAAFLIGFLAKFFSASIYFKPVFEILKAFLMTNLFLAFFNMIPLHPLDGGKVLARFLPAQLNYKLEQNEQITSMVLMGLVLTGALRILAIPVFWSAQSLLTLALAGFGIS
- a CDS encoding peptide ABC transporter substrate-binding protein, with protein sequence MKRFLPALLLLVSIYAQGADSKSAPFVFRLHLSGEPTQMDPNRQKTSASSYLLANLFRNIYIYDNEKGLVPDLGSCTREKSQALVCKLKKDLQWSDGSRLTSADFLRTYKKMLNPKVAAPRADLLFKVKNAEDIYNGLKEVDTLGITTPDPVTLRFEFQGKAPDFEYNLTSFLLAPTKEDVKVYSGPYKLKEWLQGQRITLEPNFNYQGGHPQRPFVEFLFIEEDTVALQLYEKNQLQLLRRLPTLFIPKSKNRPDFHWISAIRFDYLGFGPELQKSDELRKALTYSLNYPELQKLFSSKGRPGCAGLPDSWFPEKAPCYDFDLKKVPKVKTDKTFTLMFSSLGGEDHKRATEWMQAQWQKNANLRLHLEMKENKVFINELQTNPPAMFRKGIAPDRPTCLAALENFASDSPENYIQLKSPEYDKILEQLGNSVKTAEQKKLCLTGVRYLMDRNLIIPLGAFDFAMLIKPEFVGWKFNQMNQLDLSQLHPRP
- a CDS encoding acyl-CoA dehydrogenase, producing MSDVTNARPALTTLSEDEVAFRDAVRAFAESEIKPHVTHMDEKAEMNKDILKKLFEMGLMGIETPEKYGGAGSTFTMACLAVEEIGRVDGSVSVLVDVQNTLTTNAFLKWGTEAQKEKYLGAMASKWVGAYALSESSSGSDAFALKLKAEDKGDKWVLNGSKLWITNGNEADVFICFANIDMAKGYKGITAFIVEKSFKGFKVGKKEDKLGIRASSTCELLFENCEVPKENVLGEVGKGYKIAIETLNEGRIGIGAQMIGIAQGAYEAALGYVKGREQFGKPIAHFQGVQFQLAEMRTELEAARLMVYNAARLKDAGLDFIESAAMAKLYSSRAAEKITSKAIDLFGGNGFTKEYPVEKFWRDAKIGQIYEGTTNMQLQTIAKMELDK